From the genome of Parabacteroides sp. FAFU027:
GTGACCGGAGATATAATTTGTGAAAATGCGGAAATCTCGGGAACACTGAATGGCAATGCTCTCGTTAAGAAACTCTTAATCCTCACCGAATCGGCTCAAATCAACGGGGATGTACAAATGGCAACCATCTCTATTGAACCCCATGCAACCTTAACGGGCTTTTGCAGGATGGTACGGGAGTGAACAAATACAAGTATTGAAAATTGCTACTCAGACATTGCATTTAGCCAAATCCGAGGTTAAAATCCATTAAACTACAGCCTCGTACTATAAATGAATTGGACGCAAAAAAGAATAATGTCTATCTTTGAAATGTGAAAATCAAGAGCAATTTGTAAACACTCTTTTCAAATTTGTTTCATATTGATTTTTCAGGGTATTAGATTCATTCCGGGCATCCGTTTTTGCCCTCAAAACGCTTGGTTTTTATTTCATTAATCAATTATACAATTATGAAAATCGCAAAAATCGTTGGACGTGAAATTTTGGACTCTCGCGGTAACCCAACCGTAGAGGTTGATGTAATTTTGGAATCAGGTATCGTTGGCCGTGCAGGTGTACCTTCTGGTGCTTCTACAGGTGAAAACGAAGCTCTTGAGCTTCGTGACGGTGACAAAAAACGTTACCTGGGTAAAGGTGTTTTGAAAGCTGTTGAAAACATCAACACTGTAATCGCACCTGCATTGGCTGGTATGAGCGCATTGCAACAAACTGACATCGACGCTAAATTGCTCGATCTTGACGGTACTAAAACTAAATCTAACTTAGGTGCTAACGCATTGTTAGGTGTTTCTTTGGCTGTTGCTAAAGCGGCTGCTAACTACCTCGATATCCCATTGTACCGTTACATCGGCGGAACTAACACTGTAGTTCTTCCGGTTCCTATGATGAACATCATCAACGGTGGTTCTCACTCTGACGCTCCTATCGCATTCCAGGAATTCATGATTCGCCCTGTAGGTGCTAAATCATTCCGTGAAGGTCTTCGTATGGGTGCTGAGGTATTCCACTCATTGAAAAAAGTACTTCACGACCGTAACCTGAGCACTGCTGTAGGTGACGAAGGTGGTTTCGCTCCTGCATTGGACGGTACTGAAGATGCATTGAACAGCATCATCCTGGCCATCAAAAACGCTGGTTACAAACCAGGTCGTAAAGAAGATGGCGGTGATGTATCTATCGCTCTTGACTGTGCTTCTTCTGAGTTCTACAAAGACGGTATCTACAACTACGCTAAATTCGAAGGCGCTGAAGGTGCAAAACGTACTTCTGCAGAGCAAGTAGAATTCCTTGCTTCTTTGGTTGAAAAATTCCCTATCGACTCTATCGAAGACGGTATGTGCGAAAACGACTGGGACGGATGGGTTGCATTGACTCAGAAATTGGGTGACAAATGTCAATTGGTTGGTGACGACTTGTTCGTAACTAACGTTGAGTACCTGAAAAAAGGTATCGAGCTTGGCGCTGCTAACTCAATCCTGATCAAAGTTAACCAAATCGGTACTTTGACTGAAACTTTGGACGCTATCGAAATGGCTCACCGTGCTGGTTACACTTCAGTAACTTCTCACCGTTCAGGTGAAACTGAAGATGCTACTATCGCAGACATCGCTGTAGCTACAAACTCTGGTCAAATCAAAACCGGTTCTTTGAGCCGTTCTGACCGTATGGCTAAATACAACCAATTGCTTCGCATCGAAGAAGAATTGGGCGCTCGCGCAGTATATGGCTACGCTAAAGTAAAATAATTCATTCCTGAATTATATATGCAAAAGCCGGTTGTGAATCACAACCGGCTTTTTTGTTCACTAAAAATGCTGTTTTTAGTCTATCCCATCAAAAAAAGTTGATTTTCCTTCCTACTTTTTCATCGTTTGTTTTGTTGTAGTAACAGATATGCACAGTTGTTAATCCCAAAATCTCAAACCATGAACATGAAAAAGTATTACTCAAACGGAGAAATTACCGTTGTCTGGCAACCCAGCCTCTGCGTTCACTCCGGAATGTGTCTGAACGGCCTTCCATCCGTTTTCAATAATGGGAATTCACCCTGGATAAATCCACAAGGAGCCACTACCGCCGAAATCATCAAACAGGTAGAAGCCTGCCCTTCAGGCGCACTGAAGTGGCATCGAAATGAAGAATTTTACCACGGCTAATTCCTTTTCAGATATAACAAATCCAAAGTCCACAGGCTTTGGATTTGTTATTTCACACCTCTTCGACCTCTCCCAACTCCACAAACCAGAGATATCCTTTTACGCTTTCGTATTTCAT
Proteins encoded in this window:
- the eno gene encoding phosphopyruvate hydratase, whose protein sequence is MKIAKIVGREILDSRGNPTVEVDVILESGIVGRAGVPSGASTGENEALELRDGDKKRYLGKGVLKAVENINTVIAPALAGMSALQQTDIDAKLLDLDGTKTKSNLGANALLGVSLAVAKAAANYLDIPLYRYIGGTNTVVLPVPMMNIINGGSHSDAPIAFQEFMIRPVGAKSFREGLRMGAEVFHSLKKVLHDRNLSTAVGDEGGFAPALDGTEDALNSIILAIKNAGYKPGRKEDGGDVSIALDCASSEFYKDGIYNYAKFEGAEGAKRTSAEQVEFLASLVEKFPIDSIEDGMCENDWDGWVALTQKLGDKCQLVGDDLFVTNVEYLKKGIELGAANSILIKVNQIGTLTETLDAIEMAHRAGYTSVTSHRSGETEDATIADIAVATNSGQIKTGSLSRSDRMAKYNQLLRIEEELGARAVYGYAKVK
- a CDS encoding (4Fe-4S)-binding protein, whose amino-acid sequence is MNMKKYYSNGEITVVWQPSLCVHSGMCLNGLPSVFNNGNSPWINPQGATTAEIIKQVEACPSGALKWHRNEEFYHG
- a CDS encoding polymer-forming cytoskeletal protein; amino-acid sequence: MSKENISTGSSHNTIAQDTKITGDLITSTDIRIDGEITGNVTSGNKIIIGPKGVVTGDIICENAEISGTLNGNALVKKLLILTESAQINGDVQMATISIEPHATLTGFCRMVRE